A region of Solanum dulcamara chromosome 7, daSolDulc1.2, whole genome shotgun sequence DNA encodes the following proteins:
- the LOC129894379 gene encoding subtilisin-like protease SBT1.3, with product MDGILVKSLFFFVSLCLAIDLAICIPNTKKTYIIQMDKWAKPDIFIDHVKWYSSLIKSVLAFTPEKEKTGGEEERILYSYQTAFHGVAAQLSEEEVKKLQERNGVLAVFPETKYQLHTTRSPLFLGLDREDSSKLWSDRLSDHNVIVGVLDTGIWPESPSFNDTGMTGVPAHWKGACETGRGFEKHHCSKKIVGARVFFRGYEAASGKINERGEFKSARDQDGHGTHTAGTVAGSVVRGANLLGYAYGTARGMAPGARVAAYKVCWVGGCFSSDILSAVDQAVADGVNVLSISLGGGVSSYNRDSLSIAAFGAMEKGVFVSCSAGNGGPDPISLTNVSPWITTVGASTMDRDFPATVKLGTGKIVTGASLYKGRKDLSTQKQYPLVYLGSNSSSLMPSSLCLEGTLDKASVAGKIVICDRGISPRVQKGQVVKEAGGVGMILTNTAANGEELVADCHLLPAVAVGEMEGRAIKHYASGRNATATLRFLGTKLGVRPSPVVAAFSSRGPNFLTLEILKPDMVAPGVNILAAWSGALGPSSLPIDQRRTNFNILSGTSMSCPHVSGIAALLKARHPDWSPAAIKSALMTTAYVHDNTYKSLKDASSATPSTPYDHGAGHINPQKAVDPGLIYDIGAQDYFEFLCTQELSPSQLMVFGKFSNRTCHHSLANPGDLNYPAISAVFPEDTKASVLTLHRTVTNVGSPISNYHVVVSSFKGAVVKVEPPRLSFTSKHQKLSYKVTFKTKSRQKAPEFGSLIWKDGIHKVRSPIVITWLASL from the coding sequence ATGGATGGAATACTAGTGAAATCCCTGTTTTTCTTTGTATCACTATGTCTTGCTATCGACCTAGCCATATGTATCCCAAACACAAAGAAAACTTACATCATCCAAATGGATAAATGGGCAAAACCAGATATATTCATTGACCATGTTAAATGGTACTCATCGCTAATAAAATCagtactagcattcacaccagAGAAAGAAAAAACAGGGGGCGAAGAAGAAAGGATACTTTACAGCTACCAGACTGCTTTTCATGGTGTTGCAGCTCAGCTTAGTGAAGAAgaagtgaaaaaattacaaGAACGAAATGGGGTTCTGGCTGTTTTTCCTGAGACTAAATATCAGTTACATACCACTAGAAGTCCTTTGTTTCTTGGCCTTGACCGTGAGGACAGCAGCAAATTGTGGTCTGATAGATTATCTGACCATAATGTAATTGTAGGCGTTCTTGATACAGGGATTTGGCCGGAAAGCCCAAGTTTCAATGATACTGGCATGACAGGTGTTCCAGCTCACTGGAAAGGGGCATGTGAAACAGGGCGTGGTTTTGAGAAGCATCACTGCAGCAAGAAAATTGTTGGTGCTAGAGTATTCTTCCGTGGGTATGAAGCAGCTTCTGGTAAAATAAATGAAAGGGGTGAGTTCAAATCGGCAAGAGATCAAGATGGGCATGGCACTCATACTGCTGGAACAGTTGCGGGGTCTGTAGTCCGTGGTGCTAATCTTTTGGGTTATGCTTATGGTACTGCCAGAGGAATGGCCCCTGGTGCGAGGGTTGCAGCTTATAAAGTTTGCTGGGTGGGTGGGTGTTTTAGTTCGGATATACTTTCTGCAGTTGATCAAGCTGTGGCTGATGGGGTAAATGTTCTGTCAATCTCTTTGGGTGGTGGAGTTTCGTCTTATAATCGTGACAGTTTGTCAATTGCTGCTTTTGGGGCCATGGAGAAAGGGGTTTTTGTTTCATGTTCAGCAGGAAATGGTGGGCCTGATCCGATTAGTCTCACAAATGTGTCACCATGGATCACTACAGTAGGAGCCAGCACTATGGATAGAGATTTTCCAGCAACTGTTAAGCTGGGGACTGGGAAAATTGTGACTGGAGCTTCACTTTACAAAGGTAGGAAGGATCTTTCAACACAAAAACAGTATCCTTTAGTTTATTTAGGAAGTAATTCGAGCAGCCTCATGCCGAGCTCGTTGTGCTTAGAGGGTACCTTAGATAAAGCCTCAGTTGCTGGGAAAATTGTGATCTGTGACAGGGGAATTAGTCCTCGAGTTCAAAAGGGGCAAGTTGTGAAAGAAGCTGGAGGAGTAGGAATGATTTTGACAAATACTGCAGCCAATGGCGAAGAGCTGGTTGCAGATTGTCACCTCCTTCCGGCAGTAGCAGTTGGTGAAATGGAAGGAAGAGCAATCAAGCATTACGCTTCGGGTAGAAATGCCACTGCCACTTTGAGATTTCTTGGGACTAAATTAGGGGTCAGGCCTTCTCCGGTGGTTGCTGCATTTTCATCCAGAGGACCTAATTTCCTCACACTGGAGATTCTAAAGCCAGATATGGTGGCGCCAGGAGTGAATATCCTTGCTGCTTGGTCTGGTGCTTTAGGTCCGTCTAGTTTGCCAATCGATCAACGAAGGACGAATTTCAATATATTGTCTGGAACTTCAATGTCATGTCCACATGTTAGTGGCATTGCTGCTTTGCTCAAAGCCAGGCATCCAGATTGGAGTCCAGCAGCAATCAAATCCGCACTCATGACAACTGCTTATGTTCATGATAACACTTATAAATCTCTAAAAGATGCCTCATCCGCTACTCCTTCAACCCCATATGATCATGGTGCAGGGCACATCAATCCACAGAAAGCTGTTGACCCCGGTCTGATTTATGACATAGGGGCACAAGACTACTTTGAGTTCTTGTGCACGCAAGAACTCAGCCCTTCACAGCTAATGGTTTTCGGAAAGTTCTCAAACAGAACTTGCCACCACTCGCTTGCTAATCCAGGGGACTTGAACTACCCAGCTATCTCTGCAGTTTTTCCTGAAGACACCAAAGCTTCAGTGCTGACCCTTCACAGAACAGTCACCAATGTGGGTTCTCCCATCTCAAATTACCATGTTGTAGTCTCATCATTCAAAGGTGCAGTAGTGAAGGTCGAGCCACCACGATTGAGTTTCACCAGCAAACACCAGAAACTGTCTTACAAAGTGACATTCAAAACGAAATCTCGTCAAAAAGCACCTGAATTTGGATCCTTGATATGGAaagatggaatacataaagtAAGAAGCCCAATTGTGATCACATGGCTAGCATCACTATAG